The Sesamum indicum cultivar Zhongzhi No. 13 linkage group LG2, S_indicum_v1.0, whole genome shotgun sequence genome contains a region encoding:
- the LOC105180018 gene encoding pentatricopeptide repeat-containing protein At3g26540 yields the protein MATNAGSVLGNLLGSAATNVAGQRPDSPLSTRALTTTIINHVRLGRLAKAVSILFSSAVPFPFSVYAHLFRICASNRAIVETRKLESHLVTFTPNPPVFLLNRAIETYGKCNCLEDAKELFDEMPTRDGGSWNAMITAYSRNGRAEDALGLFSKMNAEGVLASEVTFASVLGACGDVLELWLSRQVHGLVLKYGFVGNVILESSLVDVYGKCRRMSDARRMFDEIESPNDVSWNVIVRRYLEAGEGNEAVNMFSKMIRMRVRPMSFTVSNAILACLSFGGFKEGIQVHGFGIKVNVEENEVVSSTLISMYAKCGDLESARRIFDLPCSKNLISYTCMVSAYAMSGRMTEARQLFDDMPERTVISWNVMLAGYTRFFEWDKALDFVILMRKRTKEIDHVTLGLILNVCAAIPDLELGKQVHGYAYRHGFYSNLFVGNALLDMYGKCGNLISARIWFYEMSHLRDKVSWNALLTSYARHGLSEEAMVIFWKMLGETKPSKFTFGTLLAACANIFALALGKQIHAFMIRNGYDIDIVISGALVDMYSKCRCIISAMKVFNKAASRDVILFNSMILGCSHNGMGGKVVELFETMEKEGVKPDHVTFQAVLRACISDGRVELGRQYFELISKRYCLMPQLEHYDSMIELYGQYGYMDELEVFMENMPFKPTATMLTKVFDFSRKYKCVRLGEWASDRLNELNPLVPFRFEI from the coding sequence ATGGCCACGAATGCGGGCTCTGTACTCGGCAACCTTCTTGGCTCTGCTGCCACAAATGTCGCCGGCCAGCGGCCCGACTCGCCGCTCTCCACGAGGGCGCTAACCACCACAATCATCAACCACGTCCGCCTCGGCCGCCTTGCAAAAGCAGTCTCCATTCTCTTCTCGTCTGCAgttccttttcctttctctgTTTACGCACATCTCTTCAGAATTTGCGCGTCAAACAGAGCCATCGTCGAGACCCGGAAGCTCGAATCGCATTTAGTAACATTCACTCCGAATCCACCTGTGTTCTTGCTCAACAGGGCCATAGAGACTTACGGGAAATGCAATTGCTTGGAGGATGCCAAGGAGTTGTTCGACGAAATGCCGACGAGAGATGGCGGGTCTTGGAACGCTATGATAACTGCATATTCGAGGAATGGGCGTGCCGAAGATGCATTGGGTTTATTTTCCAAGATGAATGCGGAGGGGGTGCTTGCTAGTGAGGTCACGTTTGCGAGTGTTCTTGGGGCTTGTGGAGATGTCTTGGAGCTTTGGCTGTCAAGGCAGGTGCATGGCCTTGTTCTGAAATATGGGTTTGTGGGAAATGTTATCCTGGAGAGCTCACTCGTGGATGTGTATGGGAAGTGTAGGCGGATGAGTGATGCGAGGAGGATGTTTGATGAGATCGAGAGTCCAAATGATGTCTCTTGGAATGTGATAGTTAGGAGGTATCTGGAGGCTGGCGAGGGAAATGAGGCGGTGAACATGTTTTCTAAAATGATAAGAATGAGGGTGAGGCCAATGAGTTTTACCGTGTCCAATGCCATTCTTGCTTGTTTGAGTTTTGGTGGATTTAAAGAAGGTATTCAAGTTCATGGATTTGGCATTAAGGTGAATGTGGAGGAGAATGAAGTGGTCTCAAGTACTTTAATCAGCATGTATGCCAAGTGTGGGGATTTGGAGAGTGCCAGGAGGATTTTTGACTTGCCTTGTTCCAAAAATCTGATCAGCTATACCTGTATGGTGTCAGCATATGCTATGAGTGGGAGAATGACTGAAGCGAGACAGTTGTTTGATGACATGCCAGAACGGACTGTGATATCTTGGAATGTGATGTTAGCAGGTTACACACGGTTCTTCGAGTGGGATAAAGCGCTGGACTTTGTAATATTGATGCGCAAAAGGACTAAAGAAATTGATCATGTTACACTTGGGTTGATCTTGAATGTGTGTGCAGCAATTCCAGATTTGGAACTGGGGAAGCAAGTTCATGGATATGCATATAGGCATGGTTTCTACTCCAATCTTTTTGTTGGGAATGCACTTCTTGACATGTATGGAAAGTGTGGCAACTTGATTAGTGCTAGAATTTGGTTCTACGAGATGAGCCATTTGCGAGATAAGGTTTCTTGGAATGCTTTATTGACTAGCTATGCTCGTCATGGGTTGAGTGAAGAAGCAATGGTGATTTTCTGGAAGATGCTGGGAGAGACAAAGCCAAGTAAATTTACCTTTGGAACACTTTTGGCTGCTTGTGCAAATATATTTGCACTTGCACTAGGTAAACAAATCCATGCGTTTATGATCAGAAATGGTTATGATATTGATATTGTCATCAGTGGAGCTTTAGTTGACATGTACTCAAAATGTCGCTGTATTATATCTGCCATGAAGGTTTTCAATAAGGCTGCTTCAAGAGATGTGATTCTCTTTAATTCGATGATTTTGGGTTGTTCACATAATGGGATGGGTGGGAAGGTAGTTGAACTGTTTGAGACAATGGAAAAGGAAGGCGTTAAGCCAGATCATGTCACCTTTCAAGCTGTCTTGCGTGCTTGTATTTCTGATGGTCGAGTTGAACTGGGTAGGCAGTATTTTGAACTAATAAGTAAAAGATACTGTTTGATGCCTCAGCTGGAGCATTATGATTCCATGATTGAGCTATATGGTCAGTATGGATATATGGATGAGCTTGAGGTTTTTATGGAAAACATGCCTTTCAAACCGACTGCTACTATGTTGACAAAAGTATTTGATTTTAGTAGAAAGTATAAGTGCGTCAGGCTAGGAGAGTGGGCATCTGATCGACTCAATGAATTAAATCCCTTGGTTCCATTCcgatttgaaatttga